From a single Nicotiana tabacum cultivar K326 chromosome 8, ASM71507v2, whole genome shotgun sequence genomic region:
- the LOC107795648 gene encoding subtilisin-like protease SBT1.4 — MASISVLSFFFIVISFCLTPVTISVQSDGHETFIIHVSKSDKPRVFTTHHHWYSSIIRSVSQHPSKILYTYKRAAVGFSAHLTAAQADQLRRIPGVISVLPDEVRHLHTTHTPTFLGLADSFGLWPNSDYADDVIVGVLDTGIWPERPSFSDEGLSPVPSSWKGKCVTGPDFPETSCNKKIIGAQMFYKGYEAKHGPMDESKESKSPRDTEGHGTHTASTAAGSVVANASFYQYAKGEARGMAIKARIAAYKICWKNGCFNSDILAAMDQAVDDGVHVISLSVGANGYAPHYLYDSIAIGAFGASEHGVLVSCSAGNSGPGAYTAVNIAPWMLTVGASTIDREFPADVILGDNRIFGGVSLYSGNPLADAKLPVVYSGDCGSKYCYPGKLDPKKVAGKIVLCDRGGNARVEKGSAVKQAGGVGMILANLADSGEELVADSHLLPATMVGQKAGDKIRHYVKSDPSPTATIVFRGTVIGKSPAAPRVAAFSSRGPNHLTPEILKPDVIAPGVNILAGWTGSVGPTDLDIDTRRVEFNIISGTSMSCPHVSGLAALLRRAHPKWTPAAVKSALMTTAYNLDNSGKVFTDLATGQESTPFVHGSGHVDPNRALDPGLVYDIETSDYVNFLCSIGYDGTDVAVFARDSSRVNCSERSLATPGDLNYPSFSVVFTGETNGVVKYKRVVKNVGKNTDAVYEVKVNAPSLVEVSVSPAKLVFSEEKQSLSYEISLKSKSSGDLEMVKGIESAFGSIEWSDGIHNVRSPIAVRWRHYSAASI; from the coding sequence ATGGCGTCAATTTCCGTTCTTTCATTCTTTTTCATTGTTATCTCTTTCTGCCTCACTCCGGTGACCATTTCCGTCCAATCCGACGGTCATGAAACTTTCATCATTCACGTTTCCAAATCCGATAAGCCCCGTGTTTTCACCACCCACCACCATTGGTACTCCTCCATCATCCGATCCGTTTCTCAACACCCTTCTAAAATCCTCTACACCTATAAACGTGCCGCCGTGGGCTTCTCCGCGCACCTCACAGCCGCTCAGGCTGATCAGCTCCGCCGTATTCCAGGTGTAATCTCCGTCCTTCCCGACGAAGTACGCCACCTCCACACCACCCATACCCCTACCTTCTTGGGACTTGCTGACTCTTTCGGTCTTTGGCCCAACTCCGATTACGCTGATGATGTCATCGTCGGAGTTCTGGATACGGGTATATGGCCGGAAAGACCGAGTTTCTCCGACGAGGGTCTCTCTCCGGTTCCTTCAAGTTGGAAAGGGAAATGCGTTACTGGACCGGATTTTCCTGAAACCTCATGTAATAAAAAAATCATAGGCGCTCAAATGTTTTACAAAGGGTATGAAGCTAAACATGGCCCAATGGATGAATCAAAAGAATCAAAATCGCCAAGAGATACTGAAGGACATGGAACACATACAGCATCAACAGCAGCTGGTTCTGTAGTGGCAAATGCTAGCTTTTACCAATATGCCAAAGGTGAAGCTAGAGGTATGGCTATAAAAGCAAGAATAGCTGCTTACAAGATTTGCTGGAAAAATGGTTGTTTTAATTCTGATATATTGGCTGCCATGGATCAAGCTGTTGATGATGGTGTCCATGTGATTTCACTTTCCGTTGGGGCTAACGGTTATGCTCCACATTATCTCTATGATTCTATTGCAATTGGAGCTTTTGGAGCATCCGAACATGGTGTTCTCGTCTCATGTTCAGCTGGAAATTCTGGTCCCGGAGCTTATACGGCAGTGAACATTGCCCCGTGGATGCTCACTGTTGGTGCTTCAACTATAGATCGTGAGTTCCCTGCAGATGTTATTTTAGGAGATAATAGAATATTTGGTGGTGTTTCATTGTACTCCGGCAATCCTTTGGCCGATGCCAAATTGCCGGTTGTTTATTCCGGCGACTGTGGTAGCAAATACTGTTATCCAGGAAAGCTAGACCCTAAAAAAGTCGCAGGAAAAATTGTTTTGTGCGATAGGGGAGGCAACGCTAGGGTTGAAAAAGGGAGTGCAGTGAAGCAGGCAGGCGGAGTAGGGATGATACTCGCTAATTTGGCTGACTCCGGCGAAGAACTCGTCGCCGATTCACATCTTCTCCCGGCGACGATGGTCGGTCAAAAAGCTGGAGACAAAATAAGACACTACGTAAAGTCTGATCCTTCACCGACGGCGACAATCGTGTTCAGAGGAACCGTGATAGGAAAATCACCGGCGGCGCCACGTGTAGCGGCGTTCTCGAGCCGAGGACCTAATCATTTGACGCCGGAGATTCTTAAACCGGATGTTATTGCACCTGGAGTTAACATTTTGGCCGGTTGGACCGGATCTGTTGGACCGACCGATTTGGATATTGACACGAGAAGAGTAGAATTTAATATTATTTCTGGAACTTCAATGTCGTGCCCTCACGTTAGTGGATTGGCTGCTTTACTTAGACGGGCCCACCCAAAGTGGACCCCAGCAGCGGTAAAGTCAGCACTTATGACAACAGCTTACAATTTGGACAATTCTGGTAAAGTATTTACAGATCTTGCCACTGGCCAAGAATCTACTCCATTCGTTCATGGATCAGGTCATGTAGATCCGAACCGAGCATTGGATCCGGGTTTGGTTTACGATATCGAGACTAGCGATTACGTGAATTTCCTATGCTCCATTGGCTATGACGGCACCGATGTCGCCGTGTTCGCGAGAGATTCTTCTCGAGTGAATTGCAGTGAACGAAGTTTGGCTACTCCGGGAGACCTGAATTACCCGTCGTTCTCCGTTGTTTTTACCGGTGAGACTAACGGTGTGGTAAAATACAAGCGGGTGGTGAAGAATGTAGGGAAAAATACAGATGCTGTGTATGAAGTGAAGGTGAACGCGCCGTCGTTGGTGGAGGTGAGTGTATCACCGGCGAAGCTTGTATTCAGTGAGGAAAAGCAAAGTTTGTCGTATGAGATTAGCTTAAAGAGTAAAAGCAGTGGTGATTTGGAGATGGTGAAGGGGATTGAATCTGCATTTGGGTCGATTGAGTGGAGTGATGGTATTCACAATGTGAGAAGCCCAATTGCAGTGCGTTGGCGTCACTATTCTGCGGCATCCATTTGA